The Dissulfuribacter thermophilus genome contains the following window.
TTCTATTAGGGAAAAGGCTGAACACAAGGTTTACAGCCTAGTGGGGAGATTTAAGTCTCTTAAAAGGCGTAAACCAGAGCTCATAATAGGGGTTGGGGGCTGTGTGGCCCAGCAGGAAGGGGAAAGGCTATTAAAGAAACTTCCTCATCTCGATCTTGTTTTTGGCCCTCAAGGAATCTATAGATTACCTGAAGCCATCAAAAAGATCGAACAAGGGCAGGGTCCAGTCATTTGTACTGAAATGGTAGATTCCTTTGATATCCCTCCTGTGGACTCTCCTATGCCTACCCCAAGTCCTGTGAAGGCCTTTGTCACCATAATGCAGGGCTGCGACAACTTTTGTACCTATTGTGTAGTTCCATATGTAAGAGGCAGAGAAGTCTCGAGACCTAAAGATGATATACTAAAAGAGGTCAAGGCCCTAGTGGATTCAGGTGTGAAGGACATCACCCTTTTGGGGCAAAACGTAAATTCTTATGGGAAAAAACGTGGAGATGGCACGACATTTTCTCAGCTCCTCATTGAGGTTTCAAAGATAGCTGGAGTTGAGCGTCTTAGATTTACTACAAGTCATCCAAAAGATTTTACAGACGACGTCATTGATGCCATGTGTTCAGGCCTTCCAATCTGTGATCATTTACATCTTCCAGTTCAAAGTGGGTCAAATAGTGTGCTCGAACGCATGAATCGACGTTACACCAGGGAAAAATATCTTGATATTGTTGAAAAAGTTCGTTCAAGACTGCCTGAGATCAGCATAACAACAGATATAATAGTGGGATTCCCAGGCGAGACGCATGAGGATTTTGAAGATACTCTGAGGCTTATAAAAGAAGTTCAATATGATCAGATATTTGCCTTTAAGTATTCGCCAAGACCCTATACTAAGGCAGCTACATTCTCTGATCAACTAGATGAAACACTAAAGAAAGAGAGACTTTCTGCCGTTATAGAATTACAAAAGGAAATTGGGCTCAAACGCCTGTCGCGTTTTGAAGGTAGAGTGGTTAAGGTATTGGTTGAGACGGAAAACCCATCTAGGCAGGGAGAGCTCATTGCCCGCACAACTGGTAACCATGTGGTCAATCTATGCGGCTCACCAGATCTTATTGGACAGACTATTGAAGTGGTAGTGGAACGTGCCTGTTACCATTCTTTGCGAGGGAGGATCAAGTAATAGATGAATTTTTTGCAAGTAAAGGTCCATGCCATAACGATGGATCCTGACTCTAATTCTCCAGTCTTGATTTTAAAGGAGTCTCAGGGAGAGAGGAGTCTGCCCATTTGGATAGGACTTCTTGAGGCTACAGCCATTGCTACTGAGATGGAGAAAATTAGCTTTGTGCGTCCAATGACCCATGATCTCACAGTTAATTTGCTGGAGGCAGTGGGTGTACAGGTCACCCGTGTTGCGGTCACAGACCTTAAAGACAATACATTTTATGCGGTTATAACCTTGAAAAATGGTGATGAAGAAGTAGAGGTAGATGCAAGGCCAAGTGATGCCATCGCCATTGCTCTAAGGACTGGAGCACAAATATTTGTATCTGAAGAGGTTATGAATAGTGCGGTTCCTCAGGAACCCACGACTATTTACGAGGAAGATGTACCAAAGGAAAAGAAAAAATGGGCAGAACTCTTGGAAGAATTGGATCCCCAGAGCCTCAAGTACAAGATGTAATGATTGATCTTCATTGTCACTCCATTATGAGCGACGGAGAGCTTATTCCCTCCGAGCTCGTAAGACGTCTTGAGGTCAAGGGCTATAGGGCAGTGGCAATAACGGATCATGCAGATGCCTCGAATCTGGATTTTATTATACCGAGAATTATTAAGGCTGCAGAAAGGATAAATCAGTACAGCTCAACTAAACTCATTCCAGGGATAGAGCTTACACACGTTCATCCAGAACTGATAGGGCCCCTAGCAAAGGAGGCAAGGGAGCTTGGGGCCAAGGTTGTAGTATGCCATGGAGAAACCTTAGTGGAACCTGTTGCTCCAGGCACCAATAAGGCTGCGCTGGAGGCTGATATAGATATTTTGGCGCATCCAGGTTTAATCAGCGAAGAAGAGGCGAGAAAAGCTGCTGAGAGAGGGATATTTCTTGAATTATCTGGAAGGAAAGGTCATAGCCTGTCAAATGGCCACGTACTACAAATGGCTAGGAAAACCGGAGCCAAGCTTGTCATCAACTCTGATGGTCATGCACCGGGTGATTTTATGAGTCGGGAATATGCGTATAATGTTGCTAGGGGGGCTGGATGTAGTGAAACTGAGGTAGAAGAAATTTATAAGTCAATAATGGGTTGGATAGATGAGATATTGAAAGGATAGGTGGGGCATGAAAAAAAAGACCATGGATGCCAAAATCATAAATCCCTTTCTTGAGGCAGCGATAAATGTCTTGAAGACTATGGCCATGGTCGATCCCAAACCAGGTAAGGCCTTTTTAAAAAAGGATCATCTGGCCCATGGTGATGTGTCAGGCATAATAGGTATTACTGGTGATGCACAGGGGTCCATGTCAATTTCTTTTTCTGCTTCCTGTATTAAGGCCATTGTAAAAAATTTGTTTGGTATGCCAATAGAAGAAATAAATGACGAGGTCAGAGATGCAGTCGGTGAAATAACCAATATGATTTGTGGAGATGCGAGGAGAAGGCTTGAAGCTGAAAATATCCATCTGCAGGCCGGGACACCAACCATAGTGTCTGGAGCAAATCACACAATTACCCACATACACAACGGTCCCAAAATCGCAGTACCATTTGATACCGACGCAGGAAAATTCGTCATAGAAGTTGCGTTTAATAGCTAATTTTCGTAGGTACTTATTGTAAAATTTCCCTTTTGGTCAATGGAGGCCTTTATTGTGCCATGAATAGGGGTTTCCAGGATGGTTGATCCAATTCGGAGATATCGCATTTTGACCTTTGGGTCTGGTAGGCCAAAGCCATTTCCCAATCCATAAGAAAATACTACAAATTTCGGTCTAAAGCTCTCTACAAAATTTATGCTGCTCGACGTTACACTTCCGTGATGCGGTGCCACCAATAGATCCACATTTTGTGTAAAGGATTTTGTCAGACACATTTCCCTTTTTTCTTCAATGTCAGCAGGCATCAATATTGATCGGCCTTTGGACCAAAAGACAGTTACCAACCCCTTGTCATTTGTCTTGGTTAAATCTTTATAAGTAGATCCTGGGTAAATAAAAAGCATAGAGTTTTCTCCAAGAGAAATGGTTTCATACGAATTTATGATCCTAAACGGAATCCCTTTTTCATTAAGAAGACTTTTGATCCGTTTGAAGATTTTTTGGTGATGAGCTGGTTTTGGACCGATGACCTTTTTAACCTTTAGCTTCTCTAAGACTCCAAGGACTCCACCAGCATGGTCTGTCTCATAGTGGGATATTATAAGATAGTCTATCACATCTCTATTTTTTGATAAAAGGAACGGGCTTACAACAAAGCTACCGCGGTCATATGGAAAGGTGCCACCCCCTGCATCAACTAAAACGACTTTTTTAGGAGTGAAGATGACTTGGCTCAGTCCTTGGCCTACATCTAATGTGTAAAATTCGATGTCTTTCCCGTGGTATGCTTGATACCAATGAAACGATAACATAAATATCAAGGTAACTGTGACAGCGCCTATTGAAAATCTCCTCTCTGGTTCACCTCTTAATAGTAGGCCTATAAAAAATAGTATGAGATAAAAGCACAGGACCTCAAAATAGGTTGGACTGTAGATATGAAGTGTGCTTATGGCGAGTTTTGAAGCATTCTGGACCACTGAGTTCAAGAGGTTGATCAAAAAAGAAATAGGATACCACATCACTGAGGACGGGGCACAATTGAACAACCACAGGCTAATGTCCAAAAGAAGGGTCAATATCAGTCCAGGTAAAAGGATCGTCCCTAGCACTGGAATAATTATGATATTTAAAGGGATTGCTATCAGGGATGTCTGGTGAAAGAACACAGAAGAGAGAGGAACAGTTGAAAGCCATGCAATAATAGTAAGTTTTATAAGCTTTTCAAAAGAGTTACCAGTATTGATCCAGGGTGAATACCAGATGAGAAAGAAGACGGCGAAAAAAGAAAGTAAAAAACCAGGATTTTTTAACGAGTATGGATTAAATAGGACTATCAGCCAGGCTGAAAGACTGAGGGCGCATACTGCACTGAGTTCCCTTTTTAAAAAGAATGCCAATCCAAATGAAAAGACCATTAAAAAGGCCCTTTGGGCTGACGGAGAAAATCCGGCCAGGGCCACGTATAAAAGTGCAAAAGCACATCCAACTGCAATTGAAATCTTTTTAACAGGTAATGTTAGAAGTAACCGGTCCGAAAAAGAGAGAAGATATTTGATTAAAATACCGAAAAAAGTTGCTACGATTGCCAAGTGTAGGCCTGATACTGCAAGTATATGACCAATGCCTGCCTTGAAAAATGCCTCTTTAGTTGAAAAATCTATCCATGACTTTTCACCAAGGACCATTGCAGTTGCGATACCGGCATTTTGCGTTCCAATCATTTTTTGTAGGCGATGAAGTACAATAACTCTCAAATCCTCTATAGGGGTTGGATGGATCTTTCCAAGACAAATGCATTTTAGTGGGTATTCAGTGTATGCCTGAAACATTATGCCTCGTTGTTTCCACCAAAGCTCCCTGTCAAAGGTGCCAGGTGTTTTAACATTCACAATGGGTCTTAGTCTTGCGGAAAAACGGATCAATTCTCCTGGTGGGAAGTCCGATTCTGTTGCACCTTTAATGTAGAGGCAGAGTCGTCCTAGCCCATGGATTTCAATCTCCGTTCTAATTCCGTCTATTGATGGGACAGGCACCTTGTCTATAACCCCTTGGAGGACTACAGAGCCATTTTGGGTAGAAAGCTCTAAAAGCCCTTTGTTTTTAAGTTTAAGCAGGAAATCATGTGCAATTACATGAAACAGTCCAAGGAAAAAGAACATGCCTGATACAATTAGGGCCTGGAATAGGGAAGATAGGGGCGATGATTTATAAGGTCCGTTGCCCTTTGAAGGGAAGGTCAACCCATACATTCTTATAAATAAGGGGGCCAGAGCAGCGAGAAATGAAAATAAAAGGGGGCCTTTAAGCCCCCAGAGTATTCCTCCAAGAAATGGAAAAAGATAGACTATGAGATAGGGTAGATCCAATTCAACCCTGTGAAATGTCTATACTGATTATCTCTTTACCCATAATTGTTATACCATGACCCTCATGATCTCTATCACTGGTTGTCCTTTTACGAAGCTCCTTTTCTGAACGGTCGAGCTCATCTTGAAGTTCACGAATCCTTGAGATTAGCCGCAATATTATATCAATGCCGGCGATATTTACCCCAAGGTCACACCTCAATCTTCTTATGATCTCCAGTCGTTCAAGGACTACTTCGTCGAACACCATTGTGCCTTCTTCAGTGTACGTGGGCGATATGAGCCCTTCTTTTATGTATCTTCTTAATGTCTTTGGGCTGATGCCACATCGAGCGCACACATAATTAAAGGTATATAGGGTAGGAGTCATATACGGTTCCTCCTAGGGAGTCTGTAATGGCTTAATCACACTTTGAAAAGCCACATGAATGACATACAAAGCAACCTCCTTCAGGTTCGAGCACTGCGCCACACTCTGGACATGATCTATATTGCTTATCATCTTTAATTATCTCAACATTTGCGGCCTTTGCAAGGACTTTTGCCATGGCATCTGGGCAAGACAGAATCTGACCACCTTCCTGCCAGCTTGGCGATGGACACCTGATGCCTGCTAATTGTTTTACTATTGCCTGAACCCTTATTCCAGAACGGAGTGCCAGGGAAATAAGCCTACTTTCTGCTTCCATCTGGCAGGCTGCGCATCCTCCAGCCTTACCCATCTGGGCAAACACTTCACACATGTCTCTGTCATCCCAATTGACAGTCACATATAGGTTACCACAACCTGTCTTTACCCTCTGGGTTACACCACGAGTAACCGTTGGCCTTGGCCTTGGTGCAATTTTACCATTTGGTCCATGCACATGGGGGTGAGATACTTTTTCCTTTTCTTCCTTCTTTTTGAGTTGGAGAACCTGTACTGGTCTACTTCCGTAGCGATAGATGGTAAGCCCCTTGAGGCCTTCCTTCCACGCTAGGATATATGCTGTACGAATGTCTTCTTCAGTAGCCTTTTCAGGGAAGTTGATAGTCTTTGACACGGCATTATCAGTATGTCGTTGAAATGCTGCCTGAATTTCAATATGCTCCCTAGGAGATACATCCATAGAGGTTACAAATATCTTTTTAAGATCCTCTGGTACTTCATCAATATCCTGCAGTGAACCAGAACCAGCGATTTTTTCCATGAGTTCATGGCTGTAAAGTCCTCGTTCCTTCAATGCATTGACGAATTCTGGATGTGCCTCTATAAGTTCAGTCCCGTCTAGGACCCTTCTAATAAAAGAGACTGCAAACAGGGGTTCAATTCCAGAAGATGCACCAGCAATTATGCTTATGGTCCCAGTAGGAGCAATGGTTGTGGTTGTTGCATTACGCATGTAGGGAGTTTCGGGATTGTCATATATGCTCCCTTTATAGGCAGGAAAGTTTCCCCTGATTTTTGCGAGCTCTGCTGAGGCCTCTTTAGACTCCCTATCTATAAAATCCATTACCTCTTCTGCCACCTGAACCGCTTCTTTTGAATTGTAAGGGATACCTAGCTTGATAAGCATATCGGCAAAGCCCATTACACCAAGGCCGATTTTTCTCGTCCTTTTTGTCATCTCTTCAATCTTTTTTATGGGGAACTTGTTTACATCTATTACGTTGTCTAAAAAGTGAACTGCATACCAAACAGTTTCTTTAAGGTCTTCGTAGTCAATTTCCCCATTATTGACAAAACGTCCTAGGTTGATGGAACCGAGATTGCATGACTCATAGGGAAGAAGTGGTTGTTCGCCACAAGGATTAGTACTTTCGATATCGCCAAGGTGAGGCGTTGGGTTTGACCGATTTATCCTGTCAAGGAATACTATACCTGGCTCACCGCTTGCCCATGCAGATGCTACGATCTTGTCAAATATGTATGAAGCAGAAATCTTTTTTACCTCTTCACCTGTACGCGGATTAATGAGAGAGTAGTCCCCCCCTTTTTCCACTGCTTCCATAAACTTTTCAGTGAGGGCAACACTAATATTAAAGTTGTTTAGCCGGTCTGTTTGGGTCTTTGCAGTAATGAATTTTTCTATGTCTGGATGGTCAACTCTAAGTATGCCCATATTGGCGCCACGTCTTGTCCCACCCTGTTTGATTGTCTCTGTGGCCACATCGAATATGGTCATAAAGGAGATGGGTCCACTTGCTACTCCATGAGTAGTCTTAACCCTGTCTCCCTCTGGTCTGATTCTTGAAAAGGAAAATCCTGTGCCTCCACCACTTTTGTGGATCATTGCAGTGTGTTTTACCGCTTCGAAAATACTTTCAATGGAGTCTTCTATTGGGAGTACAAAGCAAGCTGATAGCTGACCCAATTCCCTTCCTGCATTCATTAAGGTGGGGGAGTTTGGCATGAATTTAAAGGTAGTCATGAGTTCATAGAATTTTTCTTTGAGACTCTCAATGTCAGCTCCTTTGTCATAGAGAAGATCTGCCTCTGCAATGGCCCCTGCTACTCGTTCAAACATCTCTTCTGGTTTCTCAGCAACCCTGCCTTGTTTATCCTTTTTTAAATATCTTTTTGCGAGAACAATCAGTGCATTGTCAGTGAGTGGAAGGTTTGTTTGTGGCAATTCGTTTATAGAGTCTTTTTTCATATTTCCCCCTCTTATGAATACAAGATATTGTATTGTTTTAAATGCGTGGGACTACATATCGGATATTGGTATCGGTGTCAAGGATTTTTTAAGGGAGAAGGGAGAAGGAAGAAGAAAAAGGGAAGCACGAAACCCGAAACAAATTCACATCTGTTTTTACTTAATTTAGCAGAATGTCTACAAGTGATCGTTTCGATATTCGGATTTTGAATTCAAATGAAATATTCAGTTAAAGAATAAATTTTTTTAGGGGGAAGAAAGAGGTCTGAAAGTGTTGAGTTTTGAGTTGAAGGGAGCAGGAAGAAGGCAATAGGAAGCAGGAAGAAGGGAGCAGGTAGTGACTCTTGTCCCTTCTTCCTAATTGTTGAACTCAAAACTCAACACTCAAAACTCTTCCTCAGGTGCCCATCTCCCAACTTGAAAGGTATTTTGCTTGCTCTTCAGTAAGGGTATCAATTCTGATTCCCATACTCTCTAGTTTCAACCGAGCAATCTCTTTATCGATTTCTTCGGGCACACCATAGACTTTTTTCTCTAAGGCGCTTCCTTGTTTCACCATGTATTCAGCACAAAGGGCCTGGTTGGCAAAACTCATATCCATAACGCTTGAAGGATGTCCCTCTGCAGCAGCAAGGTTTACTAAGCGACCTTGACCTAAGACATAGATCCTTCTTTCGTTATTGAGGGTATATTCTTCTACAAAGTCTCTGATGATGCGCTTTTCCTTGGTAACGTCTTCTAGTCCCTCAAGATCTAATTCAACATTGAAATGACCGGAATTTGCCACAATTGCACCATCTTTCATGTTTAAGAAATGTTCTTTCCTAATAACGTGAATATCCCCGGTTACAGTGCAGAAGAAGTCTCCGATGCGCGATGCCTCCTCTAAGGGCATGACCTCATAGCCATCCATGACCGCTTCTAGGGCCTTTAAAGGATCGACCTCAGTTACTATAACCCGTGCTCCTAGGCCTTTTGCCCGCATGGCAACGCCACGGCCACACCATCCATAACCGCAAACAACGAATATACTTCCGGCTATGAGCCTGTTTGTGGCTCGGATTATGCCGTCAAGAGTTGATTGCCCCGTGCCATAGCGGTTGTCAAAAAGGTGTTTTGTATTGGCGTCATTTACAGCGATAATGGGGTAGCGTAGTACTCCGTCTTCGGCCATGGCCTTAAGCCTTATAACGCCGGTAGTGGTCTCTTCAGTTCCACCTATGATTTTGTCCAGGAGTTCTTTTCTTTCTTTATGAAGGGTAGATACAAGGTCAGCACCATCATCCATGGTGATGGTTGGCTTCGCATCCAGTACTGCCCTCAGGTGTTCATAATAGGTCTCGTTGTCTTCGCCTTTGATGGCAAATACAGGGATCTCGTCGTGTTTGACGAGGCTTGCAGCAACGTCGTCCTGAGTGCTAAGAGGATTTGAGGCACAAAGATATACTGAAGCACCTCCGGCCTTTAGAGTCTGGACGAGAGCCGCTGTCTCTGTAGTAACATGGAGACATGCCCCAAGTACTACTCCATCCAATGGGCGCTCTTTTCTAAATCGTTCCTTAATCTTATTTAATACGGGCATACTCATGGATGCCCACTCAATTCTGAGTTTACCCTTATCTGCAAGATCCAGCGATTTTACATGATAATCCATAATTTTTTCCCTTTCTCAGTTTCCGTTTTAGAGCCCAGCATCAGACTTTAGTTTTTCTACCATATCTAGGCGTTCCCAGGTAAATTCTGGTTCTGTCCTTCCAAAATGTCCGTAAGCTGCGGTCTTTTTGTATATGGGGCGTCTAAGATCTAGGTGATCAATGATATCTTTGGGTTTGAAACTGAAGTTGTTTTCAATGATCTCTACTATCTTTTCCTGTGGAATAGCCTCTGTTCCATAGGTTCTTACATTGATAGCGAGGGGCTTGGTTATTCCAATGGCATATGAGACCTGAACTTCACACTCTCTAGCCAGACCTGCAGCAACTATATTTTTAGCAACATATCTAGCCATATAGGAAGGCCCTCTATCTACTTTTGTTGGATCTTTACCAGAAAATGCCCCGCCTCCATGGTGACCTCTTCCACCATAGGTATCTACTATGATCTTGCGACCGGTCATACCACAGTCAGCAAGTGGCCCACCTACTACGAATCTTCCGGTACTGTTGATGAAGTACTGGGTATTGCCATTTAGATGTTTTGGATCAACTACCTTCTTGATTACTTCTTCAATAATGGCCTCTTCAAGCTCCTTATGGGTGACATGAGGTTCATGTTGAGCTGCAATAACAATGGAGTGGCACGATATAGGGCGCTTATCTTCATATTTTATAGTAACCTGGCTTTTGCCGTCAGGTCTCAAGAAGGGAAGAATGCCCTTTTTCCTCACTTCTGCTAGCCTTTGTGCCAGTTTATGTGCATACCATATGGGCATTGGCATGAAATCAGGGGTCTCATCGCAGGCATATCCAAACATTAGCCCCTGGTCACCAGCGCCGATGTCGCCATCTCTGTCAACCCCCATGGCGATATCTGGGGATTGTTTGTCTATGCTCGTGAGTACTGCACAGGTCTGCCAGTCAAAGCCCATAGAAGAATCTGTATATCCAATCTCTTTTATGGTCCCCCTCACCACTTTAGGCATATCCACGTAACAGTCTGTGGTTATTTCTCCTGCAATCAATGCAAGACCTGTGGTAACAAGGGTCTCGCATGCCACCCTTGCATAAGGATCTTTTTCAAGAATGGTATCAAGAATGGCATCAGAAATCTGATCTGCCACCTTATCTGGATGGCCTTCTGTGACAGATTCAGAGGTGAAGAGAAAATTGGGCATCATAGTTCATGTTCTCCTTTGATAAAAAAATTATTTTGGACCTTGCTGAGGTAATGGGGGGTAGCCTTGTTGAGACAAACCTCCAAAACATATCGATTTTATTTAAAAACCGGCCATTAATTTGGCCGGTCAAAATAATGGCGGAGAGGGTGGGATTCGAACCCACGGTACCCGGTTAAGGGTACACTCACTTAGCAGGCGAGCACCTTCAGCCTCTCGGTCACCTCTCCGTATTTTTCTGCTTTTTGGCGGAGGGAGTAGGATTCGAACCCACGGTACCCTTGCGGGTACAACGGCTTTCAAGGCCGCCGCCTTAAACCACTCGGCCATCCCTCCGCAGTGGCACTATAAAAATACTGTTCTTTTATTGGGTGTCAAGACAAAGATGAACATAGATTTAAATTTATAAAGAGCAAATTTATTACGATTTTAAAAAAATTTTATTCTTGACTTTTAGTGTGCTCCTTTTATGTTTTTCAAAAAAACAAGGAGGACGCTAAAATGAGACAAAGATTTTTTGTCGCGGCGATTTTCAACTTACTCTTTTTGTTGACCTTATGGTCTAATGGTTACTCTAAATCAGGTTATTTGAATGATTTTAATGCCTTGTATGGTACTGCAGGGACTGCGCTAGACAGTTGTGTCGTCTGTCATCCAAATTACCCTTCCAAATTTTCAGTAAACAATTTTGGAAAAGATTATGCAGCAAATGGGCACAATCTTCAGGCTATAGAATCCTTTGATTCTGATGGGGACGGCTTTACCAACCTGGTGGAAATTCAGCAACTCACTTTCCCTGGAGATCCCAATAATGTTCCTCAGATGGGGGGAGGCAAGTCAGGACCAGGCCAAGGGTCTCAAATGATGACTGCTCCTACTCAGCATGCATTCCACCGGTACAATGCAGTGGCAAATCCAACAGTTACTACAGATCCATTTAGTGCAATGCCAATTGGTTTAGGCACTGTTTCCAAAGGTGGGTCAACCTTGAGTACAAGGATACAGCTTCCCTCCTTTGATGCACCTGTAGACGTATACTTCATGGTATATGCTCCATCACTAGATCCATTTACAATCTTTTACCTTGCACCAGATGGAGCTTCACTAGTCCCTACTAGGACGCCATGGTTGAGCGATTCAATGGGCAATATTGACCACATGCCATGGGGAGATGTACCGGCATCAGCCCTTCCAAAGGGACCGTATTATCTGTCAGTAGTTGTGATGCCGGCAGGTCAAACAGGCGGACCTTCATATACTTGGTTAACTGATTTCAGTGTGAACTAGTATACAAGGATCATAAAAGAAAAGGGGGCGTCAGGTGCGCCCCTTTTTTTAGCAAGGCGAAACGGACTTAATCGATTAATCAGTCATAGGGCATCTTCAAAGTGTAGTGGATTCAATTGTTCATCCAACCAATAAACATCATTAGATGCCTTGATAGAAAAGATTCTACCTTTGTCTGAAGTCTTTACAAAGCGCTGATAGCGCAAGATGAGATCATCATCCTTTACTGCAAGGAGTTCTACCTTACCAGTCTCATGACTCATGGCAAGGCGTGCTCGTTTACCAAGGCCTGAGCATCGGTTTCTTGCCTCTTCAAAGATTTCATATGCCTCTTTTAAGGACAGACTAAATTCTCTATTTCCTATTACTGGTCTGTTGATGAATACGTAATATGGAGGTACTCCGTGAAAAGATAGTTCATTAAACAGTTTTCCAAGGGTATCTGGATCATCGTTTATGCCCTTTAAAAGTGGGGTCTGATTCGCTAGAACTATGCCGTGTTTCTTGAGGATCTCAATGGCCTCAACAGATCTAGGAGTAATTTCTTTTGGATGGTTAAAGTGCGTCATAACATAGATTTGTCTCTTTGGGCCTGAGTACTTCCCAAGCATTTTAGGTAGGTCAGGATCATTCAATACTCTAAAAGGATTAAAGGCAAGAATCTTTGAGCCAATCCTGATTATTCGAACATGATCCATCTCGCAGAGGGCTTTTATTATTTTTTCAAGTTTTCCCGTAGAAAGAAGAAGGCCATCTCCGCCAGTAATCAATACATTATTTATTTCTTTGTGCTTTCTAATGTATTCTAGTCCCATGGAAAGATCAGCAGGCACCTCCTTTGCTCCCTTTATGAAGAGCCTCTTCCTAAAACAAAAACGGCAAAAACAGCCACATACATGATTTGAAAGGAGGATAGCGGTATCTGCGTATTTATGTTCACATCCAGGGACTACTGTATAATTCGATTCATTTGATGCATCGATTTTGCCCCAAACCTTTAGTTCAGATTCCTGTGGGATTACGATTTTTCTGATGGGATCGTTGGGGTCAGACCAATCTATTAGGGACAGATAATACTCATTGGCCCTAAATGGAAATACGTCTGTTACCCTCTTTAGGGCTACTTTTTCATCTGCAGAAAGTCCGTCGACCGCTTCTATTTTAGTAATGTATTGTGCTTTGTACATGAAAAAATGAATAACAAATAATCGAGATTGATGCAAGTTGATGCCAATTAATTTTTAAAATCAGCTGGTTATTTCATTTCTTAAAATAGTTCTTACACTACCAACAAGGTAGAGGGACCCTGACACGACAAGTAGATCCCCCTTCTCCAATTTTGTTAGGGCATGTCTAAGGGCCTTGTTCCAATCGGAATCCAATTTTACACTTATATCCAAATCAATATCTTTCCATGATTCAACTGAAATGGGGCGTCTGGGCCCTGGAGGTTCGGTAATGACAATCCAATCAAATCTATGGGCTATCATGTTTAAAAGCCTTTTGAAGTCCTTGTCTCCTCCCTCATCACTCATTGCCCATAGGAGACCTTTTCGTCTTCCACGAAATTCTGGGAGCACCTCATCCAAGAGCCTATTTAAGGCAGTTATTCCAGCAGTGTTATGGGCACCATCAAGCAGGCATGTAAAGTCATGTCGGATGATTTCGCCTCTACCTGGCCAAAATGGCGTTTTAAGACCTTTACGTATGGAATCTTCAGTGATCGTCCATTGTTCTTCTTCAAGTATATTAGAGGCCGCAAGTGAAAGAGATGCATTTTCCATTTGATGTCTGCCTAAAAGTCCAACTTGAAGATCATTTATTTGCCTTTTGCCAAAGAAGAAGTCCATGTGATTGTTGTCTTTA
Protein-coding sequences here:
- the miaB gene encoding tRNA (N6-isopentenyl adenosine(37)-C2)-methylthiotransferase MiaB, producing the protein MLENTQKNLYIATFGCQMNEYDSKRMEQILYPEYVRVDNPDLADLILVNTCSIREKAEHKVYSLVGRFKSLKRRKPELIIGVGGCVAQQEGERLLKKLPHLDLVFGPQGIYRLPEAIKKIEQGQGPVICTEMVDSFDIPPVDSPMPTPSPVKAFVTIMQGCDNFCTYCVVPYVRGREVSRPKDDILKEVKALVDSGVKDITLLGQNVNSYGKKRGDGTTFSQLLIEVSKIAGVERLRFTTSHPKDFTDDVIDAMCSGLPICDHLHLPVQSGSNSVLERMNRRYTREKYLDIVEKVRSRLPEISITTDIIVGFPGETHEDFEDTLRLIKEVQYDQIFAFKYSPRPYTKAATFSDQLDETLKKERLSAVIELQKEIGLKRLSRFEGRVVKVLVETENPSRQGELIARTTGNHVVNLCGSPDLIGQTIEVVVERACYHSLRGRIK
- a CDS encoding bifunctional nuclease family protein — translated: MNFLQVKVHAITMDPDSNSPVLILKESQGERSLPIWIGLLEATAIATEMEKISFVRPMTHDLTVNLLEAVGVQVTRVAVTDLKDNTFYAVITLKNGDEEVEVDARPSDAIAIALRTGAQIFVSEEVMNSAVPQEPTTIYEEDVPKEKKKWAELLEELDPQSLKYKM
- a CDS encoding histidinol phosphate phosphatase domain-containing protein, with protein sequence MIDLHCHSIMSDGELIPSELVRRLEVKGYRAVAITDHADASNLDFIIPRIIKAAERINQYSSTKLIPGIELTHVHPELIGPLAKEARELGAKVVVCHGETLVEPVAPGTNKAALEADIDILAHPGLISEEEARKAAERGIFLELSGRKGHSLSNGHVLQMARKTGAKLVINSDGHAPGDFMSREYAYNVARGAGCSETEVEEIYKSIMGWIDEILKG
- a CDS encoding chemotaxis protein CheX; translation: MKKKTMDAKIINPFLEAAINVLKTMAMVDPKPGKAFLKKDHLAHGDVSGIIGITGDAQGSMSISFSASCIKAIVKNLFGMPIEEINDEVRDAVGEITNMICGDARRRLEAENIHLQAGTPTIVSGANHTITHIHNGPKIAVPFDTDAGKFVIEVAFNS
- a CDS encoding DNA internalization-related competence protein ComEC/Rec2 encodes the protein MDLPYLIVYLFPFLGGILWGLKGPLLFSFLAALAPLFIRMYGLTFPSKGNGPYKSSPLSSLFQALIVSGMFFFLGLFHVIAHDFLLKLKNKGLLELSTQNGSVVLQGVIDKVPVPSIDGIRTEIEIHGLGRLCLYIKGATESDFPPGELIRFSARLRPIVNVKTPGTFDRELWWKQRGIMFQAYTEYPLKCICLGKIHPTPIEDLRVIVLHRLQKMIGTQNAGIATAMVLGEKSWIDFSTKEAFFKAGIGHILAVSGLHLAIVATFFGILIKYLLSFSDRLLLTLPVKKISIAVGCAFALLYVALAGFSPSAQRAFLMVFSFGLAFFLKRELSAVCALSLSAWLIVLFNPYSLKNPGFLLSFFAVFFLIWYSPWINTGNSFEKLIKLTIIAWLSTVPLSSVFFHQTSLIAIPLNIIIIPVLGTILLPGLILTLLLDISLWLFNCAPSSVMWYPISFLINLLNSVVQNASKLAISTLHIYSPTYFEVLCFYLILFFIGLLLRGEPERRFSIGAVTVTLIFMLSFHWYQAYHGKDIEFYTLDVGQGLSQVIFTPKKVVLVDAGGGTFPYDRGSFVVSPFLLSKNRDVIDYLIISHYETDHAGGVLGVLEKLKVKKVIGPKPAHHQKIFKRIKSLLNEKGIPFRIINSYETISLGENSMLFIYPGSTYKDLTKTNDKGLVTVFWSKGRSILMPADIEEKREMCLTKSFTQNVDLLVAPHHGSVTSSSINFVESFRPKFVVFSYGLGNGFGLPDPKVKMRYLRIGSTILETPIHGTIKASIDQKGNFTISTYEN
- a CDS encoding chaperone modulator CbpM; the encoded protein is MTPTLYTFNYVCARCGISPKTLRRYIKEGLISPTYTEEGTMVFDEVVLERLEIIRRLRCDLGVNIAGIDIILRLISRIRELQDELDRSEKELRKRTTSDRDHEGHGITIMGKEIISIDISQG